The DNA sequence TCCTGCTTCCGGAATCAATTATATCTGTGCTGAGGCACAACGCCCCAACCAGGAAGAAGATGATGTGCCTGACAACAATGTGATGTGCGAGGCACTGGTGCAGGAATTCGTCATGGTAAATCCCTATCCGAATCCTGCGGATGACAATATCCACGTAGACTTCATTCTTCCCGACGATGGTGCGGTAAAAATTGAACTGATCTTCCCCGACGGGCGCGTCCTGGAAGTGTACACCACCGCCCAGGCTTCCAAAGGGCTAAACCGTTTCGAACTGGATATGCATGGCTACTCCAAAGGTTTCTATACCTGCCGTGTATTATATGAAGACCAGACCCTCAACAAACATTTCATGAAGAGATAGTTGATGGTTCAAGGTTTAAGGCTTAAAGTTGCACCAACTTTAAACTTTAAACTTTAAACTTTTAATCTCAAACTTTTAACCTTTAATCATGGATATCGTTTTTGCCACAAACAACGCCCATAAACTGGAAGAGATACGGAACAAGGTGGGTAAACATTTCCGTATCCTGAGCCTGAAAGACATCGGTTGCTCAGATGAACTTCCCGAGACCCATGAGACCCTGGAAGAAAACGCACTGGAAAAGGCCGCATATGTAGCCACCAAGTTCAATGTCACGTGCTTTGCCGATGATACCGGACTGGAGATTGAGGCGCTGGACGGGCGCCCCGGTGTGTACTCCGCCAGATATGCCGGGGAACACTGTTCGGCAGAAGATAATATGACCAAGGTATTGGCGGAGATGGAGGGCAAAGACAATCGCAAGGCCAGATTCAGAACCGTGATTGCCCTGATCCTGGATGGCAGCGAAATGCTGTTCGAAGGACATGTTGATGGCCATATTACCACCGAACGAACCGGAGAAAAAGGATTTGGCTACGACCCCATTTTTATTCCGGAAGGATATACCGCCACATTCGCCGGTATGTCCATGGAAACCAAAAACCAGATCAGCCACCGGGCGATGGCCACTGCAGAACTCATCAGATTCCTGTACGAGATCACCTGATCCTGCGATGAACTGACTTCGGGGTACGCATCATTATTTCCTTAAATTTGCAAGAATCCGGAAAAAGCGGATTTTAAAAAATGAAGATCAGGGTAGGTATCATATTCGGAGGCAGCTCCAGGGAACGCGAGGTTTCGTTTGCAGGCGGACGAACCGTTTATGACAACCTCAACAAAGCTTTGTTCGAAGCCGTACCCGTTTTTGTGGATAGCTTCAACCGCTGGACACTGCTTGAATGGCCCTACATCTATAAAGGAAGTATACGGGATTTTTATCCGCCGGCTGCGGAGATTCCTCCCTCGGATCACCCATTCCAGATCTATGCGGAATGCCTGGGCGCAGACGCAGAAAAACGTCCGCTCACTGCCAGTCTGGGAAAACCGGTAACCCCCGCCCAGCTTTCTGAAATGATCGATATCGCTTTCCTGTGCCTGCACGGCGCATTCGGTGAAGACGGCCGCATTCAGGGTTTATTGGAATACGAGGGCATTCCCTATACCGGCTCCGGTATCCTGCCTTCCGCAATCGCCATCGATAAGGTGGCGCAACGCAAACTGATGGTCTCCGCAGGCTATGCATCTCCGTCCTTTATCACCATCAACAGAAAGGAAGCTTTACAGACCGGCGCGTATAAGGCCATATTTGAAAAGGCCAAAAGCATCGTCGGACTGCCTATGGTCATCAAATCTTCCAGACAGGGATCATCCATTGGTGTAACCATATTAAAGGAAGATGATCCCGATGTTTTCCGAAAAGCCCTGGAAAAAAGTTTCTTCTGCCACCGGCTCACCATTGACCAATGGAATGCTGCGGACGACAAACCAGGTCTGGTGAGAGCGCTTGCAGATTTCAGGGAACACATCGGGCTGCCACTGCTCATGGCATCGGAGACCGTATATCACCCCGAAGTATTGCTGGAAAAACTGACCGTGCATTTCCGGGAAAGCAAGCAGGAAGTATTTCTCCAGAGCCTCGATACCGAACAGGATGTGATCATCGAAGCATTTATCAACGGAAAGGAATTTTCATGCATCGTTGTTCAGGATGAGAATGGAGAACCACTGGCACTTCCTCCCACTGAAATAAAGAAAAAGGTTGACCTGTTTGATTACCGGTCCAAGTACCTTCCGGGATTATCGAGAAAGATCACACCGATTGACCTGCCGATCACAGACATCAACCGGATACGTAAAGAATGTGAATCACTCTTCACGTCCTTTATGTTTGATGTGTATGCGCGCATCGACGGATTTATCACGGAAGCAGGCGATATCTTCCTCAACGACCCGAATACCACGTCCGGGATGATGCCGTCCTCATTCTTCTTCCACCAGGCAGCGGAGATCGGACTGAATCCTTCCCAGTTTCTCACCTACATCATTCGGACTTCCTTCGTTCAAAGAAAGAAAACATTCGCCCTTACCGCGGGACTGGAAACAATACTTGACCGACTTGATCAGCTGCTGGAAAAAGAAAAGAAAGCCGAAGACGGGAAGAAACGAATAGCTGTGATTCTCGGCGGATACTCTTCGGAGAGACATATCTCGGTGGAAAGCGGAAGAAATGTTTACGAGAAATTGGCATCCTCTGCAAAGTATTTTCCCATCCCCATATTTCTGACCGGTTCGGACGAACATTATGAACTGTATCAGATCCCGGTGAACATACTACTGAAAGACAATGCAGACGATATCCGTGACAAGGCGGAGAACTTCCATATGCATGAAGTCACCAGAGAGATCATTGGCCTGGCGGAGCCCATCACCAAAAAGTTCACACATCATGCCTTCCATTTCGAACCAAGGAAAATCTCCTTTGAAGAACTCGGGAATGAGGTTGACGAAGTATTCATCGCACTGCATGGAAGACCGGGCGAAGATGGTGCCATCCAAACCAGACTGGAAGCCGTAGGACTGCCGTACAACGGATCTGATCAGCACAGTTCGGAGATCACGATAGACAAATTTGCCACCAACGAACTGCTGCGCGAAAATGGTTTTCTTGTCGCCGATCACATGCTGATCCACCAGGAAAACTGGTCAACAAAGCATGACGACCTCATCAAAGAGATAGAGAAACAGTTTTCTTATCCGCTGATCGCCAAACCAGTGGACGACGGATGCAGTTCTGCTGTTTGCAAGATCAAAAACCGGAAACAACTGGAAGCATACGCCCGCACATTTTACCGCGGAAATAATGAGATCGATCCCGATGATGCGCAGATCCTGGGCATCAAACCCAATACGGAGTTTACAGCTAAAAAAACGTTCCTGCTAGAAAGCCTGATCAGCAAAGAAGGTGCTTCACATTTTCTGGAAATCACCGGGGGCATGCTGACACATCTGGAGAAGGATGGCACGATCCGTTATGAAGTTTTCGAAGCTTCGGAAGCGCTTACCGAAGGAGATGTCTTATCACTGGAAGAAAAATTCCTGGCAGGCGAAGGTCAGAACATCACACCGGCACGATATGCCAGAGATGATAAAGAGCGTGTGCGGATTTCAACCAAAGTGAAAGATACGTTCGAACAGGCGGCACGATTGCTCAACATCCAGGGATACGCAAGGATCGATGCCTTTGTCAGAATTTATGCGGACGGTAAGGTGGATGTGATCTTTATCGAGGTCAACTCCTTACCTGGCATGACACCTGCCACATGCATCTTTCATCAATCCGCCATCAACGGATACAAACCCTTTGAATTCATAGACAGGATTATGGAATTTTCCGAAAGCCGTACCCTTGACAAAAGCCCTCATCGTTGACATGAAAATATTCCGCTTCCTTAGATCCAGGTCTTTTTTTATCAACCTGACCCTGATATTGGTTACGGTAGCGGTGATCGCATGGGTCACCCTTAACTGGCTCGATGCTTTTACCTACCACGATACTTCTGTTGCGGTACCTGATTTTAAAGGCTTAAAGATTAAAGAACTTGAACAATTTATTGCGGATAAAGATGTTAGGTTTGAAATTGTGGATTCGGTTTACGACATAAAAGCAAAAAAAGGGGTGGTTCTGGAGCAGAACCCACCTGCAGATTCGCGCGTGAAACAAAACCGAAAAATCTACCTGACCGTAAGTGCAGTCTTATCCGAACGCATCAGGATGCCGGAGTTAACTTCAAGAACATTGCGGCAGGCCCGTTCTGTATTGGCGTCTTACGACCTGAACATTGACTCCATCCGCTACATCCCCAGCATAGAAAAAGATGCCGTTCTTAAACAGCTATACAAAGGCCAGGAAATCAAAGGCGGACAATCTATCAGCAAAGGCAGCCGCATTACGCTGGTCGTTGGCGCCGGACTTTCTACGGAAAAAACAGGGATTCCCGGACTGTACGGCTTAACCATACAGGAAGCAAAACAAGCATTGGAAAGGGCAGAACTCTCACTGGGTGCCACCGTGGCTGACCCGGGCAACGAATTGACCGACACCCTCAACGCCAGGGTTTACGACCAACAACCTCGTCCAAATCCGGACCCGGTGCTTTTCAAAGGGTCCACGGTGGATATATACATTACCAATAAAGAAGGACGGATGCGTGAAGCATCACTCAACTCACCGGATTCACTTTCCGCATCCAAAGACTCGATACGATGAAAGTCTCCGTCATAATCACGTTCCTGTTCATCGGAATCCTCAGGGTCCAGGCCCAGGAAGTGCTGATGGATCTGACTGTGAATCCAACCTTACGCCATTTACAGAAACAGGATCAACACCTGTCAAATCGCATCGCCGGCGCGGGTGACACCCTGTCGTTACCGTTCAGGGATGATTTCTCACAGGAAGATGTATACCCTTCCACTGACCGTTGGGAAGGACGTTCGGTATTCATAAACAATGGGTACGGATATAATCCTGTTACATATGGTGTCGCCACGTTCGACGGGTTGAAAGCAGACGGAACACCTTATGACTTTTCCAATACCACCCAGGGCAGCGCAGATACACTCACATCCCTGCCGTTAGCCATGGATACCCTGAAAAATGTAGGTGATTCGGCACTGTTCAGTTTTTACTACCAACCCCAGGGGCGGGGTAATGCACCCGAAGAAGAAGATTCCCTGATCCTGCAATTCTATACCCCGGCACTCGGATGGCATAGCATATGGAACAAAGCAGGAAATGACACCAACATCACCTGGTTCACAAAAGTGATCATACCTGTAAAGGACACCGCATACTTTAAGAGGGGTTTCAGATTCCGGTTCCGCAACTATGCAACGCTTTCCGGTAATATAGATCACTGGCACCTGGACTATGTAAGACTTTACATTCCCAAGAGCGCAGGTGATACCATTGAAGAAGATGTGGCCTTTACCAAGCCCATCCCTTCACTGATCAGGAATTTCACCGCTATGCCCTGGCCACACTACCTCCTTGATGCAACAGGCAACATGACCGATAGCATGAGTGTCGTGCAATACAATCATTATCCCGGCCTACAACTGGTGGACAACGGAGCTTATGTGCAGGATGAGTCCGGTACTTTAGTACATACCTTCCCTACCTCTGCCAATAACCAAAACGGCATGA is a window from the Flavobacteriales bacterium genome containing:
- a CDS encoding PASTA domain-containing protein gives rise to the protein MTKALIVDMKIFRFLRSRSFFINLTLILVTVAVIAWVTLNWLDAFTYHDTSVAVPDFKGLKIKELEQFIADKDVRFEIVDSVYDIKAKKGVVLEQNPPADSRVKQNRKIYLTVSAVLSERIRMPELTSRTLRQARSVLASYDLNIDSIRYIPSIEKDAVLKQLYKGQEIKGGQSISKGSRITLVVGAGLSTEKTGIPGLYGLTIQEAKQALERAELSLGATVADPGNELTDTLNARVYDQQPRPNPDPVLFKGSTVDIYITNKEGRMREASLNSPDSLSASKDSIR
- a CDS encoding T9SS type A sorting domain-containing protein codes for the protein MKVSVIITFLFIGILRVQAQEVLMDLTVNPTLRHLQKQDQHLSNRIAGAGDTLSLPFRDDFSQEDVYPSTDRWEGRSVFINNGYGYNPVTYGVATFDGLKADGTPYDFSNTTQGSADTLTSLPLAMDTLKNVGDSALFSFYYQPQGRGNAPEEEDSLILQFYTPALGWHSIWNKAGNDTNITWFTKVIIPVKDTAYFKRGFRFRFRNYATLSGNIDHWHLDYVRLYIPKSAGDTIEEDVAFTKPIPSLIRNFTAMPWPHYLLDATGNMTDSMSVVQYNHYPGLQLVDNGAYVQDESGTLVHTFPTSANNQNGMTEFSYRVPVGFTFPDNGMDSAEFRVTAYKKFTNDLNKNNDTISAIQRFYNYYAYDDGTVENGYGLSVANGKIAYRFDMATTDTLRAVQMYFNQMVSSTTGHSFKLTVWAGGGTPGNILYQQIGLRPTYTDSLNKFHTYVLDSAISLSGSFYIGWVQVTPDLLNLGLDRNIISNDRMFFNTTGNWQNSQLKGSWMIRPVFGDSLVMPNAVPEVPVMNNDIEIYPNPALTVLHVRYKQGISDLLNFEVMDMTGKRVLVGVTENGTMDVSTLPAGLYMVSFSENNRSSGVTIRKFIKSE
- a CDS encoding non-canonical purine NTP diphosphatase, which produces MDIVFATNNAHKLEEIRNKVGKHFRILSLKDIGCSDELPETHETLEENALEKAAYVATKFNVTCFADDTGLEIEALDGRPGVYSARYAGEHCSAEDNMTKVLAEMEGKDNRKARFRTVIALILDGSEMLFEGHVDGHITTERTGEKGFGYDPIFIPEGYTATFAGMSMETKNQISHRAMATAELIRFLYEIT